A region of Siniperca chuatsi isolate FFG_IHB_CAS linkage group LG23, ASM2008510v1, whole genome shotgun sequence DNA encodes the following proteins:
- the LOC122871413 gene encoding proline-rich protein 5-like: MEREGSFKRSLQSKLRLGSSSSSSLTDLSQAKTPGGGGGGGSGDKGGTTGGLAEECSKDRGTQHRRAGANATWNSIHNAVISVFQRKDLGENELYTLNEGVRQLLKTELGSFFTEYLQNQLLTKGMVILRDKIRFYEGQKLLDSLADTWDFFFCDVLSMLQAIFYPVQGKEPSVRQLALLHFRNIITLNLKLDEALSRPRARVPPSIIQMLLMLQGVHESKGVTDDYLRLESLIQKVVSPYLGTHGLYSRDGSSNLHCSSCVLEKRLHRSWPSKPGNSPIAKNPVVRSKSYNVPMLTPVVEYDVDSLTGGGTGIRRHSVSEITSCLEESSSMAESTTTATNNTNNTNNTGKSSLANHSPAFSDTVTSSQDPRPKDADRPTGPHPLQPQRYTPCILPDPSPGEDTHCTGSLVSDSPASSRVLAHDTSSGPSPSSSPEILLDNVLESSDSEPEHDGIFLDFSRRCSGASTHSIDSNRQSVA, translated from the exons ATGGAACGAGAGGGTTCGTTTAAGAG GAGTCTCCAGAGCAAGCTGAGGTTGGGAAGCAGCTCGTCCTCCAGTCTGACTGACCTCTCGCAGGCAAAAAccccaggaggaggaggaggaggagggagtgggGATAAGGGAGGAACAACTGGAGGACTGGCAGAGGAGTGTAGCAAGGACAGAGGTACCCAGCACAGGAGGGCCGGGGCCAATGCCACCTGGAACAG CATCCACAACGCAGTGATATCAGTTTTCCAGAGGAAGGATCTTGGGGAAAATGAACTCTACACTCTGAATGAAGGTGTCAG GCAGCTGCTGAAGACGGAGCTGGGCTCCTTTTTCACTGAGTACCTTCAGAACCAGCTGCTCACTAAAGGCATGGTCATACTGAGAGACAAGATCCGCTTCTATGAag GTCAAAAGTTGCTGGACTCCCTGGCCGACACATGGGacttcttcttctgtgatgTTCTGTCCATGCTGCAGGCCATCTTCTATCCTGTACag GGAAAGGAGCCGTCAGTGCGCCAGTTGGCTCTGCTCCACTTCAGGAACATCATCACCCTCAACCTGAAACTGGACGAGGCTCTGTCTCGACCCCGAGCCAGAGTTCCTCCTTCTATCATACAGATGCTGCTAATgttacag GGAGTCCATGAATCCAAAGGTGTAACAGACGACTACCTTCGTCTGGAGTCTCTCATCCAGAAGGTGGTCTCTCCCTACCTCGGCACTCATGGGTTATATTCCAGAGATGGATCCTCCAATTTGCACTGCTCCTCCTGCGTATtag AAAAGCGTTTGCACCGCTCCTGGCCCTCCAAACCAGGCAACTCCCCCATCGCCAAGAACCCAGTGGTACGCTCTAAGAGTTACAACGTTCCCATGCTGACCCCTGTGGTGGAGTATGACGTCGACTCCTTGACAGGAGGTGGCACAGGCATCAGGCGACACTCCGTCTCTGAGATAACTTCCTGCTTGGAGGAGAGCAGCTCCATGGCTGAATCCACGACCACTGccaccaacaacaccaacaacaccaacaacaccggCAAATCCAGCCTCGCCAACCACTCTCCTGCATTTTCAG ACACTGTGACCTCCAGCCAAGACCCCCGGCCCAAAGACGCTGACCGTCCCACGGGTCCCCACCCTCTCCAGCCACAGCGTTACACCCCCTGCATCCTCCCAGATCCTTCCCCAGGAGAGGACACACACTGCACAGGCTCACTGGTGTCAGACTCCCCTGCGTCCTCCAGAGTACTGGCTCATGACACGAGCTCCGGGCCCAGTCCTTCGTCCAGTCCGGAGATCCTGTTGGACAACGTCCTGGAGTCTTCGGACTCGGAGCCGGAGCACGACGGCATCTTTCTGGACTTCTCACGACGCTGTTCTGGAGCGTCGACGCACAGCATAGACAGCAACAGGCAGAGTGtggcatga